One Bacillus sp. FJAT-52991 genomic region harbors:
- the tadA gene encoding tRNA adenosine(34) deaminase TadA, with protein sequence MEQNDTFYMQLALEEAKKAGELGEVPIGAIIVHEGEVIASAYNLRETTQNAVTHAELLAIEKACEKLGTWRLEGAELYVTLEPCPMCSGAVILSRIARVVYGAKDPKAGCAGTLMNLLEDSRFNHQSEVLSGVLEEECGQILTDFFKELRERKKAEKQKNKEKKGSALS encoded by the coding sequence ATGGAACAAAATGATACATTCTATATGCAGCTGGCCCTTGAAGAAGCGAAAAAAGCGGGGGAATTGGGAGAGGTGCCGATTGGAGCGATCATCGTACACGAAGGAGAAGTGATCGCTTCTGCTTATAATTTACGAGAGACGACTCAAAATGCAGTCACTCATGCGGAGTTGTTGGCAATCGAGAAAGCGTGTGAAAAACTTGGTACTTGGAGGCTTGAAGGAGCGGAGCTTTATGTTACTTTAGAGCCATGTCCCATGTGTAGTGGAGCCGTTATTTTATCCCGTATTGCACGCGTCGTTTATGGAGCGAAGGACCCAAAAGCAGGCTGTGCGGGCACGTTGATGAACTTGCTTGAGGATAGCCGCTTCAACCACCAAAGTGAAGTGCTTTCGGGTGTTCTTGAGGAAGAATGCGGACAAATCTTAACTGATTTTTTTAAAGAACTGCGCGAGCGGAAGAAAGCAGAGAAGCAGAAAAATAAGGAGAAAAAAGGAAGTGCTCTTTCCTAG
- the pdxS gene encoding pyridoxal 5'-phosphate synthase lyase subunit PdxS has product MNTGTDRVKRGMAEMQKGGVIMDVINAEQAKIAEEAGAVAVMALERVPSDIRAAGGVSRMADPRIVEEVMNAVSIPVMAKARIGHIVEARVLEAMGVDYIDESEVLTPADEEYHLLKSDFTVPFVCGCRDLGEAARRIGEGASMLRTKGEPGTGNIVEAVRHIRKVNAQVRKVVNMNEDELMTEAKLLGAPFELLMQIKREGRLPVVNFAAGGVATPADAALMMQLGADGVFVGSGIFKSDNPAKFARAIVEATTHYQDYKLIAELSKDLGTAMKGIEISTLSPDQRMQERGW; this is encoded by the coding sequence ATGAATACAGGTACAGATCGTGTAAAACGTGGAATGGCAGAAATGCAAAAAGGTGGCGTTATTATGGACGTTATCAATGCAGAGCAAGCGAAAATTGCTGAGGAGGCAGGCGCGGTAGCTGTTATGGCACTTGAGCGTGTTCCTTCTGACATTCGTGCAGCGGGTGGCGTATCACGTATGGCTGATCCTCGTATCGTTGAGGAAGTAATGAATGCTGTATCAATTCCAGTAATGGCGAAAGCACGTATTGGTCATATTGTTGAAGCGCGTGTATTAGAAGCAATGGGCGTTGACTACATCGATGAAAGTGAAGTATTAACTCCAGCGGATGAAGAGTATCACCTATTAAAAAGCGATTTCACTGTTCCGTTCGTTTGTGGATGTCGTGATCTTGGGGAAGCAGCTCGTCGTATCGGTGAAGGTGCTTCGATGTTAAGAACGAAAGGTGAACCAGGAACAGGAAATATCGTAGAAGCTGTTCGCCATATTCGTAAAGTAAATGCGCAAGTGCGTAAGGTCGTTAATATGAACGAAGATGAATTAATGACAGAAGCGAAATTGCTTGGTGCCCCATTTGAACTTCTTATGCAAATTAAACGCGAAGGTCGCCTTCCTGTTGTTAACTTTGCAGCAGGCGGCGTAGCAACACCAGCGGATGCTGCTCTTATGATGCAGCTTGGTGCAGATGGCGTATTCGTAGGTTCTGGAATTTTCAAATCTGACAACCCAGCTAAATTTGCTCGTGCGATTGTAGAAGCAACTACGCATTATCAAGATTACAAATTAATCGCTGAGCTTTCAAAAGACCTTGGTACAGCAATGAAAGGAATCGAAATTTCTACCCTTTCTCCTGATCAACGTATGCAAGAACGCGGCTGGTAA
- the serS gene encoding serine--tRNA ligase yields the protein MLDIKYLRTHFAEVKNRLQHRGEDLSAFDNFEKLDQKRRELLVETEELKSKRNSVSQQVAQLKREKQDAAHLITEMREVGDRIKELDESLRQVEEELNDLLLTIPNIPHESVPVGETEDDNVEARNWGDIPQFDFEAKPHWDVAGDLGILDFERAGKVTGSRFVFYKGMGAKLERALISFMLDLHSEEHGYEEMLPPYMVNRTSMTGTGQLPKFEEDAFLIKEEDYFLIPTAEVPVTNYHRDEILDAEELPVAYAAYSACFRSEAGSAGRDTRGLIRQHQFNKVELVRFVKPEDSYEELEKLTGHAEKVLQLLKLPYRVMSMCTADLGFTAAKKYDIEVWIPSYGTYREISSCSNFEAFQARRANIRFRREKNGKPEHVHTLNGSGLAIGRTVAAILENYQQEDGSVVIPEVLRPYMGGKEKISN from the coding sequence ATGTTAGATATTAAATATTTACGTACTCATTTTGCAGAAGTGAAAAATCGTTTGCAGCATCGCGGTGAAGATTTATCTGCTTTTGATAATTTTGAGAAGCTTGATCAAAAGCGTCGTGAACTGCTTGTAGAGACGGAGGAGTTAAAAAGTAAAAGAAACAGTGTCTCTCAGCAAGTCGCTCAATTAAAACGTGAAAAGCAAGACGCAGCTCATTTAATTACAGAAATGCGAGAAGTAGGGGACCGTATTAAAGAATTAGATGAGAGCTTAAGACAAGTCGAAGAAGAGTTGAACGATCTTTTGTTAACGATCCCGAATATTCCTCATGAGAGTGTTCCTGTTGGAGAAACAGAAGATGACAACGTGGAAGCGCGCAACTGGGGAGACATCCCGCAATTTGATTTTGAAGCGAAGCCTCACTGGGATGTAGCAGGTGATTTAGGCATCCTTGATTTTGAGCGTGCTGGAAAAGTAACAGGTAGCCGCTTTGTGTTTTACAAAGGAATGGGTGCAAAGCTTGAGCGTGCCTTAATTAGCTTTATGCTTGATCTTCATTCAGAGGAACATGGCTATGAAGAAATGCTTCCACCTTATATGGTGAATCGTACGAGCATGACAGGAACAGGGCAATTGCCGAAGTTTGAAGAAGATGCGTTTTTAATTAAAGAAGAAGATTACTTCCTTATTCCAACGGCGGAAGTACCGGTAACGAACTATCATCGTGATGAAATTTTAGATGCTGAGGAGTTGCCTGTTGCTTATGCAGCATATAGTGCTTGCTTCCGTTCTGAAGCTGGTTCTGCTGGTCGTGATACACGTGGTCTTATTCGTCAGCATCAATTTAATAAAGTCGAATTAGTTCGCTTTGTGAAGCCAGAAGATTCTTATGAAGAGTTAGAAAAATTAACGGGCCATGCAGAGAAAGTATTGCAGTTGTTAAAACTGCCATATCGTGTGATGAGCATGTGTACAGCAGATTTAGGCTTCACAGCTGCTAAAAAATACGATATTGAAGTGTGGATTCCAAGCTACGGAACGTACCGTGAAATTTCTTCTTGTAGTAACTTTGAAGCGTTCCAAGCACGTCGAGCGAATATTCGTTTCCGTCGCGAGAAAAATGGCAAGCCGGAACATGTGCATACATTGAATGGATCTGGCTTGGCGATTGGTCGAACAGTGGCTGCGATTTTGGAAAATTACCAGCAGGAAGATGGCAGTGTAGTGATTCCGGAAGTGTTAAGACCATATATGGGTGGTAAAGAAAAGATTTCAAACTAA
- the guaB gene encoding IMP dehydrogenase yields MWENKFSKEGLTFDDVLLVPAKSDILPKDVSLQTTLTETLKLNIPMISAGMDTVTEADMAIGMARQGGLGIIHKNMSIEQQAEQVDKVKRSESGVITDPFFLTPDHQVFDAEHLMGKYRISGVPIVNNEDEQKLVGILTNRDLRFIQDYSIPINDVMTKENLVTAPVGTTLEDAEKILQKYKIEKLPLVDSQGVLQGLITIKDIEKVIEFPNSAKDSQGRLLVGAAVGVTTDTMKRIEMLVKAHVDVIVVDTAHGHSRGVIETVKEIRAAYPELNIIAGNVATAEATKALIEAGADVVKVGIGPGSICTTRVVAGVGVPQITAVYDCATEARKHGKAIIADGGIKYSGDIVKALAAGGHAVMLGSLLAGTSESPGETEIYQGRRFKVYRGMGSVGAMEKGSKDRYFQEDAKKFVPEGIEGRIPYKGPISDTLYQLVGGLRAGMGYCGTKGITELRENGQFIRMTGAGLRESHPHDVQITKESPNYSL; encoded by the coding sequence ATGTGGGAAAATAAGTTTTCAAAGGAAGGCTTAACTTTTGATGATGTACTGTTAGTGCCTGCTAAATCTGATATTCTTCCAAAGGATGTAAGCTTACAAACGACGCTTACTGAGACATTGAAATTAAACATTCCGATGATTAGTGCTGGAATGGATACTGTAACGGAAGCGGATATGGCGATTGGAATGGCACGTCAAGGTGGTCTTGGGATTATTCATAAAAATATGAGCATTGAGCAGCAAGCTGAGCAAGTGGACAAAGTAAAACGTTCAGAAAGTGGCGTTATTACGGATCCTTTCTTTTTAACTCCAGATCATCAAGTTTTTGATGCTGAGCATTTAATGGGAAAATACCGTATCTCTGGTGTTCCAATTGTAAATAATGAAGACGAACAAAAGCTTGTCGGTATTTTAACAAACCGTGATCTTCGCTTTATTCAAGATTATTCGATTCCAATTAATGATGTAATGACAAAGGAGAACCTTGTTACTGCTCCAGTTGGAACAACATTAGAAGACGCAGAAAAAATTCTTCAAAAGTATAAAATTGAAAAGCTCCCACTAGTCGATAGTCAAGGCGTGTTACAAGGCTTGATTACGATTAAAGATATTGAAAAAGTAATTGAGTTTCCTAACTCAGCGAAAGATAGCCAAGGACGTCTCTTAGTTGGTGCAGCAGTTGGTGTAACGACCGATACAATGAAACGCATTGAAATGCTTGTCAAAGCGCATGTAGATGTTATTGTCGTAGATACAGCTCATGGTCATTCAAGAGGTGTTATTGAGACGGTGAAGGAAATCCGTGCGGCTTATCCTGAGTTAAACATCATTGCAGGCAACGTAGCAACAGCTGAAGCAACGAAAGCTCTAATTGAAGCAGGCGCAGACGTGGTGAAAGTAGGAATTGGACCTGGCTCTATTTGTACGACTCGTGTAGTAGCAGGTGTAGGTGTGCCTCAAATTACAGCTGTTTATGATTGTGCAACAGAGGCTCGCAAGCATGGAAAAGCAATTATTGCTGATGGCGGGATTAAATATTCAGGAGACATCGTAAAAGCTCTTGCAGCAGGTGGACATGCCGTTATGCTTGGAAGCTTGCTAGCAGGTACATCAGAAAGCCCTGGAGAAACAGAAATTTACCAAGGTAGACGTTTTAAAGTATACCGTGGCATGGGTTCTGTTGGGGCGATGGAAAAAGGATCAAAAGACCGCTATTTCCAAGAAGATGCAAAGAAATTTGTTCCTGAAGGTATTGAAGGACGTATTCCTTATAAAGGACCAATTTCCGATACTTTATATCAACTAGTTGGTGGCTTACGTGCAGGTATGGGCTACTGTGGAACGAAGGGTATTACTGAACTTCGTGAAAATGGCCAGTTCATTCGCATGACAGGTGCAGGCTTAAGAGAAAGCCATCCTCATGATGTGCAAATTACGAAAGAATCGCCGAACTATTCTTTATAA
- a CDS encoding D-alanyl-D-alanine carboxypeptidase family protein → MRSKKFNQYVAMLLSLILVASLWLPTQTVQAEENMKVNASAAILIDGETGQILFEQNPDQLLGIASMTKMMTEYLLLEAINEKKVTWDQQYTVSEYAYKISQDRSLSNVPLRLGETYNVRELYEAMTIYSANGAAIAIAEVVAGSETEFVKLMNKKAKELGLKDYKFVNASGLSNSDLKGMHPKSGTPEDENVLSARATAKLAFELLEDYPEVLETASIPKKSFREGTTDEIKMSNWNWMLPSLLFGYEGMTGLKTGTTDFAGSCFTGTAERDGRQLISVVMNAKDESGKSSPEARFVETKKLLDYGFDQFEQKEIFKKGYQVKGQEAVDVPKGKSKQVAVQTETPLVLNVKKGENTKYKPYIEYKSSVLNEENQLEAPVKKGEVVGFLSAIPEKGEPVKYLTAEEEKQANSPVVVKETVEKANWFVLSMRAIGSFFSGAWSGLVDMVTGWF, encoded by the coding sequence GTGAGGAGTAAAAAGTTTAATCAGTATGTGGCTATGCTACTAAGTTTGATATTAGTCGCTAGTCTATGGTTACCAACACAAACAGTTCAAGCAGAAGAGAACATGAAAGTGAATGCTAGTGCTGCTATTTTAATAGATGGGGAGACTGGTCAAATACTATTTGAACAAAATCCAGATCAATTATTAGGAATTGCTAGTATGACGAAAATGATGACGGAATATTTATTGCTTGAAGCAATAAATGAGAAGAAAGTCACTTGGGACCAGCAATACACAGTCAGTGAATATGCGTATAAAATTTCTCAAGATCGTAGCTTATCCAATGTTCCTCTTCGTTTAGGAGAAACATATAATGTTCGGGAATTGTATGAAGCGATGACGATTTATTCTGCGAATGGAGCTGCTATTGCCATTGCGGAAGTGGTAGCTGGTTCTGAAACTGAATTCGTTAAATTGATGAATAAAAAAGCAAAGGAACTTGGTTTAAAAGATTATAAATTTGTGAATGCATCTGGTCTTTCCAACAGCGATTTAAAAGGAATGCATCCAAAGTCAGGTACCCCTGAGGATGAAAATGTGTTATCAGCAAGAGCAACAGCTAAGCTGGCTTTTGAATTACTAGAAGACTATCCAGAAGTATTAGAAACGGCTAGCATTCCGAAGAAAAGCTTCCGTGAAGGGACAACCGATGAAATCAAAATGTCCAATTGGAATTGGATGTTACCTTCTTTATTGTTCGGTTATGAAGGAATGACAGGATTAAAAACAGGTACAACAGACTTTGCGGGTTCTTGCTTCACTGGAACAGCTGAACGTGACGGCAGACAGTTGATCTCGGTTGTTATGAATGCCAAAGATGAATCAGGGAAAAGTAGCCCAGAGGCACGATTTGTAGAAACGAAGAAATTGCTTGATTATGGGTTTGATCAATTTGAACAAAAAGAGATCTTCAAGAAGGGATATCAAGTAAAAGGGCAAGAAGCAGTAGATGTTCCTAAAGGAAAATCGAAACAAGTGGCGGTTCAAACAGAAACTCCTCTAGTCCTTAATGTGAAAAAAGGGGAAAACACGAAATATAAACCTTATATCGAATATAAAAGTTCGGTTTTAAATGAAGAAAATCAACTCGAAGCACCAGTGAAAAAGGGTGAAGTGGTTGGGTTTTTATCCGCTATCCCTGAGAAGGGCGAACCTGTGAAATACTTGACTGCAGAAGAGGAAAAACAAGCAAACTCTCCTGTTGTAGTGAAGGAAACAGTAGAAAAAGCAAATTGGTTTGTTTTATCTATGAGAGCGATCGGAAGCTTCTTCTCCGGGGCTTGGAGCGGGTTAGTTGATATGGTAACTGGTTGGTTTTAA
- a CDS encoding YaaC family protein, producing the protein MFHFQEDPLLSYYSVPRAKSFLQTSYKTNDIKQAEQYAYDNCYRFIYCLEHGELFLKQAQQSPIAVQPVLAFYGLSHLLKACLITVDPCYPASVQVLAHGLSSRKKKKQNYYFFQDEVKVQRHGLFIHFSEKMFHITHIEGTKLNMKTLLKQIPELSCFFHQHNECSPFLTLEKKEENSLPSELMIYYALLYNLSMIARYETEWWYELLKLMPGEEYPFIKQFLTISIHKTPLLIEDYLRTKNKTDP; encoded by the coding sequence ATGTTTCATTTTCAAGAAGACCCTTTACTCTCTTATTACAGTGTACCAAGAGCCAAATCTTTCTTACAGACTAGCTATAAAACAAACGATATTAAACAAGCAGAACAATATGCTTATGATAACTGTTACCGCTTTATTTACTGTTTGGAGCACGGAGAACTCTTTTTAAAACAGGCCCAACAATCTCCTATCGCCGTTCAACCTGTGCTTGCATTTTATGGATTAAGTCACTTATTGAAAGCATGTTTGATTACCGTAGATCCCTGTTATCCAGCTTCAGTACAGGTTCTTGCTCACGGACTGTCTTCTCGAAAAAAGAAAAAACAAAATTACTATTTTTTTCAAGATGAAGTCAAAGTTCAACGACATGGTCTCTTCATTCATTTTAGTGAAAAAATGTTTCATATAACACATATAGAAGGAACAAAATTAAATATGAAAACTTTGCTTAAACAAATTCCTGAGCTATCTTGCTTTTTCCATCAGCATAATGAATGCTCTCCTTTCCTTACATTAGAAAAAAAAGAAGAGAACTCCCTTCCTTCGGAATTAATGATTTATTATGCACTGCTCTATAACTTAAGCATGATCGCTCGTTACGAAACAGAATGGTGGTACGAATTACTCAAATTAATGCCTGGTGAAGAATATCCTTTTATCAAACAATTTTTAACTATTTCTATTCATAAAACACCTTTATTAATTGAAGACTATTTACGAACGAAAAATAAGACTGATCCGTAA
- the pdxT gene encoding pyridoxal 5'-phosphate synthase glutaminase subunit PdxT, with protein MVKIGVLGLQGAVREHVCSIEASGAEAVVVKKVEQLEALDGLILPGGESTTMRRLVDLYGFMEPLREFGRQGKPMFGTCAGLIMLAKEIVGYDEPHIGLMDITVERNSFGRQKESFEADLDIKDVSDSYTAVFIRAPHIVSVGAETEILAECDGRIVAAKDRNFLGCSFHPELTDDHSITRYFVDMVEQAKKVQV; from the coding sequence ATGGTGAAAATCGGAGTATTAGGTTTGCAAGGAGCGGTTCGCGAACATGTCTGCTCGATTGAAGCGTCAGGTGCTGAAGCAGTTGTCGTGAAGAAAGTGGAGCAATTAGAAGCGTTGGACGGATTAATTCTTCCAGGCGGAGAAAGCACAACGATGCGCCGGTTAGTAGATCTATACGGATTCATGGAGCCGCTTAGAGAGTTTGGTCGTCAAGGAAAACCGATGTTTGGTACTTGTGCTGGCTTGATTATGTTAGCGAAGGAAATTGTCGGTTATGACGAACCGCATATCGGCTTGATGGATATTACAGTTGAGCGAAATTCTTTTGGTCGCCAAAAAGAAAGTTTTGAAGCAGATCTAGACATTAAAGATGTTTCCGATTCATACACAGCGGTCTTTATCCGTGCACCGCACATTGTATCTGTTGGAGCGGAAACTGAAATTTTGGCTGAGTGCGACGGGCGAATTGTCGCAGCTAAAGATAGAAACTTTTTAGGTTGTTCCTTCCATCCAGAACTGACCGATGATCATAGTATTACTCGTTATTTTGTCGATATGGTGGAGCAAGCAAAGAAAGTACAAGTATAA